Part of the Pseudodesulfovibrio hydrargyri genome is shown below.
TCCTGAACACGCACCTGCACTTCGACCACACCGGGGGCAACAAGGCCCTTTCCGAGGCCACGGGCGCGCCGATCATGGCCAACGACGCTGACGCCTACCTCCTGGAGACCTGGCTGGGCAGAGGCGGCGACATGGGGTTGCCGCCCATCGATCCCTACGAGTGGAAGAACCTCGGGCCGGGCGATACCATCCTTGCCGGGGTCCCGTGTTCCGTCTTTCATACCCCTGGCCATTCGCCGGGCAGTCTGACCTTCTATTTCCCGGACGCCGGGGCCGCCCTGGTGGGCGATCTGATCTTCTACCGCTCCATCGGGCGCACGGACTTTCCCGGCGGCGACCTCGACACGCTCAAGCGCTCGGTCCGGGAGCGCATCTTCACCCTGCCGCCCGAGACCAGGCTGTTGTCCGGCCACGGCCCGGAGACCTCGGTCGCGGACGAGCAAAACCACAACCCGTTCGTCGGGGGATTCTGACCATGAGCGAGCCCGTTCGCATCGACATCCGCGACAAGTGTTGAGGAGTGGGACTGGAGGTAGGTTGGTACCTCCGTTTCGCCCTGACGGACCGCGTCGAGGCCCAGGTCGCCCTCAAGGCGGCCCCGCAGGTGCGCCACCAGGCGCACGTCTTCCCGGACTGGGCCTTCGAGATCGAGGAGTTTGAGGACCACGCCCTTGCGGTCATGACCCGCAGGCAACCCGTGTACGACAAGGAGCCCTGATGGACCACGCCGCCGTTTTCGCCTGTTCCCACCGCCGGGGGGGCAACTCGGACCACGCCGCCGTTTTCGCCTGTTCCCACCGCCGGGGGGGCAACTCGGACCACGCCGCCGAACTGCTGGCCAGGGGGGTGCGCGAGGCGGGCGGCCGGGCCGAGGTGCTTTACGTGCGCGATTTCAAGGTCATGCCCTGCCTGGCCTGCGGCTACTGCGACTCGCCGGAGCGGACCGGTCGGGAGCGCTGCGTGCTCGGGACCACGGACCAGGCCTGGGACCTCTTCGCCCACTGCCTGTCCGCCCGGACCATCCTGTTCGCCTCGCCCATCTACTTCTACCACCTGCCCTCGCGGCTGAAGACCTGGATCGACCGGGGCCAGCAGTTCTGGCGGGCCCGGCTGGACGACGAGCCGTGGATCAGGGACCTGCCGGAGCGCACGGCCCACGCGGCGCTGCTGGCGGGCCAGCCCTCGGGCGAAAAGCTCTTTGACGGGGCGCGGCTGACGCTCAAATATTTCGTCAAGAATTTCAACATGGCCCTGGCCGCCCCCCTGGTCTTCCGGGGGGTGGACACGCGCAGCGACCTGCGGGCCAGGTCCGACTTCGAGACGCGCATCGTCGAGCTGGGAGCCAAAGCCTGGGAAACCGGCCCGGACCGGACGGGCTGACCCGCGTGTTCCGGCCGGTCCGAAACCTCGCCCGGCGGCTCGGCCTGCGGGCCGGACGCTGCGCGGTCTGCTCCGCGATCCTGGCGGACGGCGGCCGTTCCCTGTGCGCGGCCTGCGCGCAGAGTCTGCCCCTGCGCACCGGGGGGCTGTGCCCGGCCTGCGGGGAGATGTCCGGCCGGGAGGCGGACCCGCCCAGCCTGTGCCCGGAATGCCGGCACGATCCGCCGCCCTGGGACGAACTCTATTTCCACGGGCAATACGCCGGGGTCCTGCGCGGCCTGATCCTCGGCTACAAGTTCCACAACCGGTTTGAGCGCAACCGGCTCCTGGCCGCTCTGGCCGTGGCCGCCTTCTCCGCCCGGCCGGCGCGCGCGCCCGACGCGGTGGTCCCGGTCCCCCTGCACGACCGGCGGCTGGTCTGGCGCGGCTTCAACCAGAGCCTGGAGATCGCGCGCGGCCTGGCCCGGCACGTGGACAGGCCCCTGCTGGTCCACGGGCTTACGCGCACGCGCAACACCCCGCCCCAGACCCGGTTCGGACTCAAGGAGCGGCAGGCCAACATCAAGGGGGCCTTTGCGGCGGACCCGGCCTTGGTCAAGGGCAGGCGGCTGCTCCTGGTGGACGACGTGTACACCACGGGCTCGACCCTGCGGGAATGCGCCCGGACCCTGAAGCGGGCGGGCAGCAAAGGGGTGGACGTCCTGGTCCTGGCCCGGGCCCAGCGGGAGCCCACCGGACCTCTGTGATATATGTATTGTCCGGAGTCTTGGGAAAAGGGCAAAAAAAAGCGAAAAAAGCGGGATCGGGGCTTGACTTCCACCGACTGTTGCGGCTAGGTTGCCTCCTCTTACGAATTGGAGGTTTTAACTATGTTCGCTATCATCGAGACCGGCGGGAAACAGTACCGCGTTGAAGAAGGTCTTGAACTCAATGTAGATTTGCTGAAGGCCGATGCCGGCGATTCGCTGAGCATCGATTCCGTTCTCCTGGTCGACAACGACGGCGACACCAAGATCGGTGCCCCGTACGTCGACGGCGCAAAGGTCGAGTGCGAAGTCCTGGGCCATCTCCGCGGCGACAAGGTCGTGGTCTTCCACAAGCTGTCCAAGAAGGACGCCCGCAAGACCCAGGGTCACCGTCAGGATTACACCAAACTTAAAGTCAATTCCATCACGGCCTAGCGCCAGGAAGGGAGGATAACATGGCTCATAAGAAAGCTGGTGGTAGCTCCAGAAACGGTCGCGACAGTGCCGGTCAGCGGCGCGGCGTGAAGCGCTTCGGCGGTCAGGAAGTGGTTGCCGGAAACATCCTCGTGCGGCAGCTCGGTACAAGATTTCACCCCGGCGACGGCGTCGGCATGGGCAAGGACTACACCCTGTTCGCCCTGGTCGACGGCGTGGTCAAATTCGAGAAGTTCACCCGCAAGAAGGTCGTCAAGACCCGTGTGAGCGTGACGCCCGCCGAGGCCTAGTTCTCGATTACGCAAGCATAGTTGCCGGGCAGGGAGACGTCATGCTCCCTGCCCGTTTTTTGCGTTGAGGGAACGGCGGCCAACCGGGCAAAAGAGTAAGGAAACGACATGAAATTCGTGGATGAAGCGACCATCAAGGTGGCGTCCGGCAAGGGCGGCAACGGCTGCGCCAGCCTGCGGCGCGAGGCCAACCTGCCCAAGGGCGGCCCGGACGGCGGCGACGGCGGCAAGGGCGGCGACGTGATCCTGCGCGGCTCCGGCCGACTGATGTCGCTCTACGATTTCCGTCTCAAGCGCCACTACACGGCCAGAAACGGCCAGGGAGGCATGGGCCGCGACCGCTACGGCAAGGCCGCCGACGACCTGATCGTCGACCTGCCCGTGGGCACGCTCATCTTCGAGATCATCGAGGAAGAGGACGGGACCGTCCGCGAAGAATTCATCGCCGACCTGGTGGAGGACGGCACCGAGATCGTCATCTGCAAAGGCGGCGACGGCGGACGCGGCAACCTGCACTTCAAGTCCTCGGTCAACCGCACCCCGCGCTACGCCGAACCCGGCTTTCCGGGCGAGGAGAAGCAGCTGCGGCTGGAACTCAAGATCCTGGCCGACGTGGGGCTGCTCGGCCTGCCGTCGGCGGGCAAGTCCACATTCATCTCCAAGGTCTCGGCCGCCCGGCCCAAGATCGCTGCCTACCCGTTCACCACCCTGGTGCCCAACCTCGGGGTCATCGAAAACGACGACTTCACGCGCATGGTCATCGCCGACATCCCCGGCCTGATCGAAGGGGCCAGCGAGGGGCGCGGCCTGGGCATCACCTTCCTCAAGCACGTGGAGCGGACCCGCTTTCTGGTCCACATCCTGGCCGCCGAGGACGTCAACCGCGACGATCCGACCGACGGCTACGCCATGCTCAACCAGGAGCTGCGCGAATACAACGCCGAAATGGCCCGAAAGCCGCAAATCCAGGTCATCAACAAGATCGACACCCTGTCCGAAGAGGAACTGGCCGACATGAAGGCCAAGGTCGCGGCTTCCGGGGAAACGGTCCACTTCATCTCCGCCCTGACCGGCGAGGGCGTGGACGAGCTGCTGGACGCCATGTGGTCGCAGCTCGCCCGACTCGACGGGGAATAAACCCTACTCCCGCTCGGCAAAGACCGCCTTGGCCGCGAAGATCGCGTTCAGGGCCGCCGGGAATCCCGCGTAGACCGCGACCTGCATGAAGGTCTCGACGATCTCCTCACGCGTCCAGCCCACGTTCAGCGCGCCGTGGATGTGCACCTTGAGCTGCGGCTCGCACGCCCCCTTGGCGGCCAGGGCCGAGATGGTGATCAGCTCCCGGTCCTTGAGGGACAGGCCCGGCCGGGCATAGATGTCCCCGAAGCCGAATTCGAGCATGAGCCGTCCGAAATCCGGGGCGATGTCCGCCAACGCCTCCACCACCCTGTCTCCCTGTTCCCCGTCCACGCGGGCGAGCATATCCAGGCCTCGTTCGTATCGTTCGTTGTCCATGAGAACCTCCTTTTTTCCACCATGGCCCCGAGGCTGTGACACGTCCAATATCACTTTTCACGACCTGTGATATGGTATAAGTATCACTCATGACCGACCGTCAGATGCGCTATTTCCTGGCCGTGGCCGAAACCCTGCACTTCCGCAGGGCGGCGGAGCGGCTGCACATGACCCAGCCGCCGCTGTCCCAGCAGATCGCGTCCTTCGAGGAGGAGCTGGGCGTGCCCCTGTTTACGCGCGACCGCCGGTCCGTGGCCCTGACCGAGGCGGGCGAAAGCCTGCTGTCGGACGTGCGCCGTATTCTCGCCGACATGGAGGCCGCCGAGCGGCGGGCCGTGGACACGGGACTGGGGCGCGTGGGCCGATTGCGCGTGGGGTTCATCGGCCCGGCCATCGATGGTCCGCTGGGACCGGACCTGAAGGCGTTTTGCGAAAACCACCCGGGCATCACCCTGGAGTTGATGGAGAAATCCACCCCGGAGCTGGTGGAGAGGGTCCGGGGCAAGGGGCTGGACGCGGCCGTGGTCAGGGTGTCCGAGCCGGGCCCGGACGGGCTGGAGCGGCACGTCTACCATCGGGAGAGTTACGTTCTGGCCGTACCCGTCGGTCACCGCCTGGCAAAGGAGCAGGCCGTTGAGACGGAAATGCTCGACGACGAGCCGCTGATCATGTTCCCGCGCAAGCTGAACCCGGTGCTGTACGACCAGTGGACCGCCATGCTCTCCGGGGCCGGGGCGAGGCTGCGCGTGGCCCAGGAGGTCCTGACCAAGCACGCCACCGTGGCCCTGGTGGCGGCGGGCCTGGGCGTCTCGCCCGTGCCCCGCTCCACGGCGGACAGCGGGCGCAGGGACGTCACCTTTATCCCCTTTGCCGTCCCGACACCCGAACTGACCTTTCACCTCATCGCCCGGCCCGAACCTCACGGCCCGGCCCTGGCTACCTTCCTCGCTCAACTCCTGAAGAAGCCCGGCGCCGAAGGTGCCTTACCGGGGTGCAGAGAGCGAGCCCCAGGACGGGACGAATCAAGGCGATGTCATCCGGGAACGCCGTGAAGCGGCATCCCTAGCCGTCTTTTCCTGGATGAAACTCAGGCCTGGTCAAACCCGTTGAAACGGAACCCGCTGGCCTTGTCGCCAAAGTTCCCGCGCCCGCGCGCATCGCGGTACGCTTCATAGACCACGTCCATGGTCAAATCGAGTTCCTCGCCCAATGAGCGCAGGGCGGCGCTCGAGTCCGGGTCGGCCGCATCAATGCCGCCCTTGTAGACCACGTTGACGCCGTCGTCGCCGTTGTCGTTCAGGCGGTTGTAGCCGGCCAGGGTCATGAGCGTGTCCGGCCCGTGCTCGTCGGGCTGGAGGAACTCGCGGGTCTCCTGGGACTCCCGGGCCACGGTCTTGCCGTTCTCGAGAATCTCGGTGGTGTGCGAGGTGTGTTGCAGGACCGCCGGTCGGTCGCCGTCGCTCAGCCCGGCCACGGTGCGGAAGGGCAGCCGGTCGTCCACGCCGCGCTCCGGCGCGTTCCGGGCCTGGTGGCTGTCCTGCTTGCGCATGACCATCTCGCCGTCCTCGTAGAGTTCGGTGGTCCAGTCCGCGTCAAAGGGTTGCCCGAAGCGGCCGTATTCGGCCATGTCGGCGGCCGAGCCATACTGCCCCTTGGCCACGGCCCTGCCCAGCCCTTCCAGGAAGAATTCGGGCGCTGATGAACTTTCCTCCAGCTTGGTCCCCAGCAGCTCCGAGGAATCCTGTGCCTCGGGGGTGAGGTATTCCTCGGGCTTGAGGCCCAGGAGGTCCAGGACTCCGGGCCGCTTCATGAGCTTGTGCCCGGCGAACTCCTCCAGGCGGAAGGAGCCGCGGCCGTGCTTGACCAGTTCGCCGTCCTTGTACCAGCTGACGTCCGCGGTCTGGTATTGTTCGCCGTTCTTGTCGCCGACCCCGTCCTCCGAGGCGTCGGTGACCGTGGCCTCGCGCAGAAGTTCGCCGTCCCGGTCATACTCCTCGCTGACCACGGACAGCCGGGTGTCGTGGTGGAGTTCACGAGTCGCAAGGGGCCCCATGCCGCCCACCTCCACGCCGTGGCGGTTGGACTCCTGGGTGAACTCGCCCGTCTGGTCGATGACGATGTTCCTGGCGAGCTGCTTGTTGTCGTAAAACTCCTGGATGTCGGCGTGGTAGCTCAGGCTGTGAT
Proteins encoded:
- a CDS encoding MBL fold metallo-hydrolase, whose product is MDIVTFPLGHMQTNCYVVSNGREAVAVDPGGDPAPLIDHLEAKGLTLTAILNTHLHFDHTGGNKALSEATGAPIMANDADAYLLETWLGRGGDMGLPPIDPYEWKNLGPGDTILAGVPCSVFHTPGHSPGSLTFYFPDAGAALVGDLIFYRSIGRTDFPGGDLDTLKRSVRERIFTLPPETRLLSGHGPETSVADEQNHNPFVGGF
- a CDS encoding flavodoxin family protein, with product MDHAAVFACSHRRGGNSDHAAVFACSHRRGGNSDHAAELLARGVREAGGRAEVLYVRDFKVMPCLACGYCDSPERTGRERCVLGTTDQAWDLFAHCLSARTILFASPIYFYHLPSRLKTWIDRGQQFWRARLDDEPWIRDLPERTAHAALLAGQPSGEKLFDGARLTLKYFVKNFNMALAAPLVFRGVDTRSDLRARSDFETRIVELGAKAWETGPDRTG
- a CDS encoding ComF family protein codes for the protein MFRPVRNLARRLGLRAGRCAVCSAILADGGRSLCAACAQSLPLRTGGLCPACGEMSGREADPPSLCPECRHDPPPWDELYFHGQYAGVLRGLILGYKFHNRFERNRLLAALAVAAFSARPARAPDAVVPVPLHDRRLVWRGFNQSLEIARGLARHVDRPLLVHGLTRTRNTPPQTRFGLKERQANIKGAFAADPALVKGRRLLLVDDVYTTGSTLRECARTLKRAGSKGVDVLVLARAQREPTGPL
- the rplU gene encoding 50S ribosomal protein L21 is translated as MFAIIETGGKQYRVEEGLELNVDLLKADAGDSLSIDSVLLVDNDGDTKIGAPYVDGAKVECEVLGHLRGDKVVVFHKLSKKDARKTQGHRQDYTKLKVNSITA
- the rpmA gene encoding 50S ribosomal protein L27 — encoded protein: MAHKKAGGSSRNGRDSAGQRRGVKRFGGQEVVAGNILVRQLGTRFHPGDGVGMGKDYTLFALVDGVVKFEKFTRKKVVKTRVSVTPAEA
- the obgE gene encoding GTPase ObgE; the protein is MKFVDEATIKVASGKGGNGCASLRREANLPKGGPDGGDGGKGGDVILRGSGRLMSLYDFRLKRHYTARNGQGGMGRDRYGKAADDLIVDLPVGTLIFEIIEEEDGTVREEFIADLVEDGTEIVICKGGDGGRGNLHFKSSVNRTPRYAEPGFPGEEKQLRLELKILADVGLLGLPSAGKSTFISKVSAARPKIAAYPFTTLVPNLGVIENDDFTRMVIADIPGLIEGASEGRGLGITFLKHVERTRFLVHILAAEDVNRDDPTDGYAMLNQELREYNAEMARKPQIQVINKIDTLSEEELADMKAKVAASGETVHFISALTGEGVDELLDAMWSQLARLDGE
- a CDS encoding carboxymuconolactone decarboxylase family protein; this encodes MDNERYERGLDMLARVDGEQGDRVVEALADIAPDFGRLMLEFGFGDIYARPGLSLKDRELITISALAAKGACEPQLKVHIHGALNVGWTREEIVETFMQVAVYAGFPAALNAIFAAKAVFAERE
- a CDS encoding LysR family transcriptional regulator, which encodes MTDRQMRYFLAVAETLHFRRAAERLHMTQPPLSQQIASFEEELGVPLFTRDRRSVALTEAGESLLSDVRRILADMEAAERRAVDTGLGRVGRLRVGFIGPAIDGPLGPDLKAFCENHPGITLELMEKSTPELVERVRGKGLDAAVVRVSEPGPDGLERHVYHRESYVLAVPVGHRLAKEQAVETEMLDDEPLIMFPRKLNPVLYDQWTAMLSGAGARLRVAQEVLTKHATVALVAAGLGVSPVPRSTADSGRRDVTFIPFAVPTPELTFHLIARPEPHGPALATFLAQLLKKPGAEGALPGCRERAPGRDESRRCHPGTP